Proteins from a genomic interval of Pseudodesulfovibrio nedwellii:
- a CDS encoding LptF/LptG family permease: MKNIFGVGVLSRYLIRQNLYLMAICLAAGTGIYLLSDVFDRLDDFIQAGLGVETILFYFVVKIPLIVSQLMPAIFLLAMVIQLGVLTRSREMLALRAGGVSLAWFIRFFVIYAMIWSVGQLVFSQFLGVFGEYEANRIWKEDVRKKQLDEMTIKNLWFRDGPFIVLAEKAYPGKSKASGITVYEFTTDSQDLIRILSAKKALIDDHGWGLLDVHELDTRTFIGVSRLSQFLSVRQNLKAYAAVELKGDKAQLPLLELSRAIKKLEESGSNVEILRTVWHGKLSYAFSMVLMALFAMALMTFSENLYANIGLALILIFIQYGVHVVGATAGEKGVLPPIMAAWLGNAIMGSLASLRLAWVALPRFQITVREWIGGLRLNRSRS; encoded by the coding sequence ATGAAGAATATCTTCGGCGTAGGCGTTCTCAGTCGGTATCTCATTCGGCAGAATCTTTATTTGATGGCTATCTGTCTGGCTGCGGGTACTGGTATTTATCTTTTGTCAGATGTTTTTGATCGTTTGGATGATTTTATTCAGGCGGGCTTAGGTGTCGAGACGATTCTTTTCTATTTTGTAGTCAAGATTCCACTCATCGTGTCTCAGTTGATGCCGGCGATTTTTTTGCTCGCCATGGTTATTCAACTTGGTGTGTTGACCCGATCTCGAGAGATGCTTGCTTTGCGAGCCGGTGGTGTTTCGCTCGCGTGGTTTATCCGTTTTTTTGTCATCTATGCGATGATATGGAGCGTCGGCCAGTTGGTTTTTTCTCAATTCCTTGGAGTTTTTGGAGAATATGAGGCTAATAGAATTTGGAAAGAGGACGTTCGGAAGAAGCAACTAGATGAAATGACGATCAAGAATTTATGGTTTCGCGATGGTCCTTTCATTGTGCTGGCGGAAAAGGCCTATCCCGGCAAAAGCAAAGCAAGTGGTATTACTGTTTATGAATTCACCACGGACAGTCAGGATCTCATCAGAATTTTGAGTGCCAAAAAAGCACTTATTGATGATCACGGATGGGGATTATTGGATGTGCACGAACTTGATACCCGAACGTTTATCGGGGTCAGTCGACTATCTCAATTTCTGTCAGTCAGGCAAAATCTCAAGGCGTATGCCGCCGTGGAGCTCAAGGGAGACAAAGCTCAGTTGCCCTTGTTAGAGCTTTCGCGAGCGATCAAGAAGCTTGAGGAGTCTGGATCTAATGTGGAGATTCTACGAACCGTCTGGCATGGTAAACTTTCCTATGCGTTTTCCATGGTGCTTATGGCATTGTTTGCCATGGCGTTGATGACGTTCTCTGAGAATCTCTATGCCAACATCGGGCTGGCATTGATCCTGATTTTTATCCAATACGGGGTCCACGTTGTAGGAGCCACGGCAGGCGAAAAGGGTGTTTTACCACCCATTATGGCGGCCTGGCTTGGCAACGCCATAATGGGATCCCTGGCATCTCTACGATTGGCTTGGGTAGCTTTACCGAGGTTCCAGATCACAGTCAGGGAATGGATTGGTGGATTGCGGCTAAACCGCAGTCGATCATAA
- a CDS encoding undecaprenyl-diphosphate phosphatase, whose translation MAPWYIAVILGIVEGLTEFLPISSTGHLIITGHLLDFTGPKAETFEIVIQLGAILAVVVLYWDRFLGLLRPNSNQKFSGIYGLWLLFLTSLPASILGLLTHSYIKQYLFSPTTVAIALAVGAVLIFIVEGMNKSEKTISLDEITPKLALGIGLFQCLALWPGFSRSAATIMGGMLLGARRTVAAEYSFIAAVPIMFAATGYDLSKNYQLFHGGDFLFLFIGFFVSFISAWLAIKGFIYLLGKLTLRPFAIYRLALAPLILLYL comes from the coding sequence ATGGCACCATGGTATATCGCGGTCATTCTCGGAATAGTTGAAGGACTGACCGAGTTTCTACCCATATCGAGCACCGGACATCTCATCATAACCGGGCACTTACTCGACTTTACCGGCCCCAAGGCCGAAACGTTTGAAATCGTCATTCAACTCGGTGCCATTCTGGCCGTTGTCGTTTTGTATTGGGATCGCTTCCTCGGCCTACTGCGGCCAAATTCAAATCAGAAATTTTCTGGAATCTACGGCTTATGGCTCCTCTTCCTGACATCCCTTCCGGCATCCATACTTGGATTGCTCACACACAGTTATATCAAACAATATTTGTTCAGCCCTACCACTGTGGCAATAGCCTTGGCTGTCGGCGCAGTTCTTATTTTTATAGTCGAAGGAATGAACAAATCAGAAAAAACAATCTCCCTCGATGAAATAACACCTAAACTCGCTCTGGGCATCGGCTTATTCCAATGCTTGGCCCTCTGGCCCGGCTTTTCACGATCTGCCGCGACCATCATGGGCGGCATGCTGCTTGGTGCACGTCGCACCGTAGCTGCAGAATATTCATTCATCGCAGCCGTTCCGATCATGTTCGCAGCAACGGGCTACGACCTATCGAAAAATTACCAACTTTTCCATGGAGGAGACTTCCTTTTCCTCTTTATCGGATTCTTTGTTTCTTTCATTTCTGCTTGGTTGGCAATCAAAGGATTCATCTATCTTCTTGGTAAATTAACCTTGCGCCCATTCGCTATTTACCGGTTGGCACTCGCTCCTTTGATTCTCCTGTATTTGTAA
- the yihA gene encoding ribosome biogenesis GTP-binding protein YihA/YsxC: MNRTIELVKTIYEIKQLENFDEAQIALAGRSNVGKSSLVNRLAGRKKLAKISSKPGKTRSLNYYKVNPDGYFLVDLPGYGYAKCSKTERAKWAKLIEAYMTSNPQLKAVAVLLDSRLTPQKIDMELTSYLKSLGIPVIPVLTKADKPKQRELAKLQSQWKDILQQKNNPLLFSSKTGKGEDNLWDVLGEYAKL; encoded by the coding sequence ATGAACCGAACCATTGAGTTAGTCAAAACAATATACGAAATCAAGCAACTTGAGAACTTCGACGAGGCCCAGATAGCCTTGGCAGGACGTTCCAACGTTGGAAAATCTTCACTGGTCAACCGCTTGGCGGGACGAAAAAAATTGGCGAAAATCAGTTCCAAGCCAGGAAAAACCCGAAGTCTCAATTATTATAAAGTCAATCCAGACGGTTACTTCCTTGTTGACTTGCCGGGCTATGGCTATGCCAAATGCTCAAAAACGGAACGGGCCAAATGGGCCAAACTCATTGAGGCCTATATGACCAGTAATCCGCAACTCAAAGCGGTTGCTGTCCTACTCGATTCACGCCTCACACCACAAAAAATTGATATGGAATTAACTTCCTATCTAAAAAGCCTCGGCATACCTGTCATCCCAGTTTTGACAAAGGCCGATAAGCCAAAACAGCGGGAACTGGCCAAACTCCAGAGTCAATGGAAAGATATCCTGCAACAAAAGAACAATCCCCTGCTGTTCTCCAGCAAAACGGGCAAAGGTGAAGACAACCTCTGGGATGTGTTGGGCGAATACGCGAAATTATGA
- a CDS encoding KilA-N domain-containing protein, with translation MTNIKKGRYGGTFAHPIIVTVTDGMLNLTSLWKACGGDKSNQPHAFLRSPATEKIMIALVKKSKAVNITALTNIKKGRYGGNFAHPIIGLAYAKYLSPEFHIWCNDVLVTCNTLK, from the coding sequence TTGACCAATATTAAAAAAGGCCGTTACGGCGGCACGTTTGCCCATCCCATTATCGTCACAGTCACGGACGGGATGTTGAATCTCACCAGTCTTTGGAAAGCGTGTGGTGGGGATAAAAGCAATCAGCCCCATGCTTTTCTCCGCTCTCCAGCAACTGAAAAGATAATGATTGCTTTAGTTAAGAAGTCTAAAGCCGTAAATATTACGGCTTTGACCAACATTAAAAAAGGTCGCTACGGTGGAAACTTTGCCCATCCCATTATTGGCCTTGCATATGCTAAATATCTCAGCCCGGAGTTCCATATTTGGTGCAATGATGTTTTGGTGACATGTAACACGCTTAAATAA
- a CDS encoding recombinase family protein — protein MGKAVAYVRVSTTKQDVESQENAILKYADSEDIKIHQWFKLEASSRKSIKERRIDELLNVLGDGDTLVVSELSRLGRSLSQIVLTIDELLGKGVTFVAIKQGMKLNGAKDITAKVQIAMFGLLAEIERDLISERTKMGLDAARAKGKTLGRPKGSKGKSKLDGREDEIVDLLQKGISRRALALYLKVAPPTLVNFIKSRNLSV, from the coding sequence ATGGGAAAGGCAGTCGCATATGTCCGGGTTAGCACCACGAAGCAGGATGTTGAAAGTCAGGAGAACGCAATTCTGAAATACGCCGATTCCGAAGACATCAAAATTCACCAGTGGTTCAAACTGGAAGCCAGTAGTCGGAAATCGATTAAGGAACGCCGTATTGATGAACTTCTGAATGTCTTGGGAGATGGAGACACACTGGTTGTCTCGGAACTCTCCCGCCTCGGAAGATCATTGTCCCAGATTGTTTTGACGATTGATGAGTTGCTGGGGAAGGGTGTGACCTTTGTTGCTATCAAGCAAGGAATGAAGCTTAACGGAGCCAAGGATATCACTGCAAAGGTTCAAATTGCCATGTTCGGATTACTGGCTGAAATTGAGCGTGATCTTATCTCAGAGCGCACTAAAATGGGCTTAGATGCCGCCAGAGCGAAGGGAAAGACACTTGGCCGTCCGAAAGGCAGCAAAGGCAAAAGCAAGCTGGATGGACGTGAAGATGAGATTGTTGACCTGCTCCAGAAGGGGATCAGCAGACGCGCTTTAGCATTGTATTTGAAGGTTGCTCCCCCGACATTAGTAAACTTCATTAAGAGCCGAAATTTGAGCGTCTAA
- the lptF gene encoding LPS export ABC transporter permease LptF has translation MQILHRQIFRELLKLFGLTVSCLLGLILIGRMLQLRSLFLSQDIGFFNILQLFFYLTPFFLLLITPIATMLSVFLTFLRMSTDNELTALKANGVSLYKMLPAPLAFCTLCTLFTLFISSWGLAWGMDMFKTKLYQFARTHSKFALQPGVFNKEFPGITFYAHQVDNEKGELKFAFVRDESIKGTSVVVVAPEAQIESTAATAEIRITFKNGNIFRKSGEELNILKFGTYAIRLDLGKLLMGFNFNEDKAKDMPLSRLSAIRSDHNEAPGRGDRFYRKVNTEYFKRITLPIGCLVLGMFAIPIASAFRGLKQQYGLLLSMGLFLVYYTMFSVGVSMGESGAIPPAYGLWAPNFVYIFVALIGMRYANKERMPTFVHWLMHLRFNKRASA, from the coding sequence GTGCAAATTCTTCACCGACAAATATTTCGTGAACTACTCAAGCTGTTTGGCTTGACTGTTTCCTGTCTTTTGGGGCTTATTCTGATTGGCAGAATGTTACAGTTGCGTTCTTTGTTTTTATCTCAGGACATTGGTTTTTTTAATATATTGCAGCTTTTCTTCTACCTAACGCCATTTTTTTTGTTGCTTATCACGCCTATCGCCACCATGCTGAGCGTGTTTTTGACGTTTTTACGTATGAGTACGGACAATGAATTGACCGCACTCAAGGCGAATGGGGTCAGTCTTTACAAGATGTTACCTGCACCATTGGCGTTTTGTACCCTGTGTACTTTATTTACCTTATTTATTTCATCCTGGGGGCTTGCATGGGGAATGGACATGTTCAAGACCAAACTTTATCAGTTTGCCAGGACACATTCTAAATTTGCATTGCAGCCGGGGGTTTTTAACAAGGAATTCCCTGGTATTACTTTTTATGCGCATCAAGTGGACAATGAGAAAGGCGAATTGAAGTTTGCTTTTGTTCGTGACGAGTCTATTAAGGGGACTTCTGTTGTGGTCGTAGCCCCTGAAGCACAGATTGAATCTACAGCCGCGACAGCGGAAATTCGAATTACGTTTAAGAACGGAAATATCTTTCGAAAGAGTGGAGAAGAACTGAATATCCTCAAATTTGGTACATATGCCATCAGACTTGATCTTGGTAAGTTGCTCATGGGATTTAATTTTAATGAAGACAAGGCCAAGGATATGCCGTTGTCTCGGTTGAGTGCCATCCGTAGTGATCACAACGAAGCGCCGGGTCGTGGCGATCGGTTTTATCGAAAAGTGAACACCGAATATTTCAAGCGTATTACATTGCCGATTGGATGCCTTGTGCTTGGTATGTTTGCTATTCCCATTGCTTCTGCCTTTCGTGGGTTGAAGCAGCAATATGGTCTGCTTTTGTCCATGGGGCTGTTTCTTGTCTATTACACGATGTTTTCTGTTGGTGTGAGTATGGGAGAGTCTGGGGCTATCCCTCCGGCATATGGCTTGTGGGCGCCTAATTTCGTTTACATATTTGTGGCCTTGATAGGCATGCGCTACGCCAACAAAGAACGGATGCCTACTTTTGTTCATTGGCTTATGCATTTACGATTCAATAAGAGGGCGAGCGCATGA
- a CDS encoding KilA-N domain-containing protein has translation MKNWSNLNCNPLDGEWTLSATTILEIYNGREITVTDGMLNLTSLWKACGGEQRNKPTKWFANSSTCKLVEAVGKKKGQDSDLTKFVKGRNGGTFAHPIIGLAYAKYLSPEFHIWCNKITVTDGMLNLTSMWRACRRNQNRKPAEFLRWEGSQRLIDAVDEKLGKVGISQLINITKGRYGGNQVHSIIGLAYAKYLSPEFHIW, from the coding sequence TTGAAGAACTGGTCGAACTTAAATTGTAATCCTTTAGATGGAGAATGGACCTTGTCGGCAACAACAATTCTTGAAATTTACAATGGTAGGGAAATCACGGTCACGGATGGGATGTTGAATCTCACCAGTCTTTGGAAGGCGTGTGGTGGGGAACAGAGGAATAAGCCTACAAAGTGGTTTGCCAATAGCAGCACTTGTAAATTGGTTGAGGCTGTTGGAAAGAAAAAAGGTCAGGATTCTGACCTTACAAAATTTGTTAAGGGTCGTAACGGCGGCACCTTCGCCCATCCCATTATTGGCCTTGCCTATGCCAAATATCTCAGCCCGGAGTTCCATATCTGGTGTAACAAAATCACGGTCACAGACGGGATGTTGAACCTCACCAGCATGTGGAGAGCGTGTAGGAGAAATCAAAACCGCAAACCCGCTGAGTTTTTACGCTGGGAAGGTTCTCAGCGGCTGATAGACGCGGTTGATGAAAAGTTGGGCAAAGTTGGGATATCCCAACTTATCAATATCACCAAAGGTCGCTACGGCGGAAATCAGGTCCATTCTATTATTGGCCTTGCCTACGCCAAATATCTCAGCCCGGAGTTCCATATCTGGTGA
- a CDS encoding HamA C-terminal domain-containing protein encodes MPQLKTQLDNAEEIRAVLQEVGVNWTINKQPVDARMIYLPCADGKCDTSTFFELIENCLLTKFVYSHDHIEKKLDIKNPESAKVLFRRAVRKLSQHTAKGELGELILFTLLDVYLEAPKLLSKVSTKTSRRVPVHGADAVHAQYVDGALRLYLGESKMYQSFKSAASQATESMGNALDTYENEFDLIETYINFPEINAEIENEILSVLNPFSNENIQAESIYSPCFIGFSEPSCFEDEATFIDSYKEKAEEYISDFYTKLLNNDGQWDKTTLLMLPFSSLDDVVDGFKEQMGIEK; translated from the coding sequence ATGCCACAACTCAAGACTCAACTTGATAACGCCGAAGAGATCCGTGCTGTACTCCAAGAGGTTGGTGTTAACTGGACTATAAACAAACAGCCGGTTGACGCTCGAATGATCTATCTTCCCTGCGCTGACGGGAAGTGTGATACATCGACATTCTTTGAATTGATCGAAAATTGCCTTTTGACTAAATTCGTATATTCCCACGATCATATTGAGAAAAAACTGGATATTAAAAATCCAGAATCAGCAAAAGTGTTGTTCAGAAGAGCAGTTCGCAAGCTTAGTCAGCACACTGCGAAGGGAGAACTTGGTGAGTTAATATTATTCACACTTCTTGATGTGTACCTTGAAGCTCCAAAACTTTTAAGCAAGGTGTCAACGAAGACGTCTCGCAGAGTACCTGTTCATGGGGCTGATGCAGTGCATGCACAGTATGTTGATGGAGCGCTTCGTCTATATCTTGGCGAGTCGAAAATGTATCAGTCATTCAAAAGCGCAGCCTCTCAGGCAACAGAGTCGATGGGAAATGCCCTTGATACATATGAGAATGAGTTTGACTTGATTGAAACCTATATCAATTTTCCAGAAATAAACGCTGAAATCGAAAATGAAATTCTGTCGGTGTTAAATCCATTTTCCAATGAAAATATTCAAGCGGAGTCCATTTACTCTCCGTGTTTTATAGGGTTTTCAGAGCCATCATGTTTTGAAGATGAAGCCACGTTTATCGACAGCTATAAAGAGAAAGCGGAAGAGTACATTTCTGACTTTTATACAAAGCTTCTCAACAATGACGGTCAGTGGGACAAAACGACCTTGCTGATGCTTCCATTTTCTTCACTTGATGACGTTGTGGATGGATTCAAAGAGCAGATGGGTATCGAAAAATGA
- a CDS encoding DEAD/DEAH box helicase, translating into MSAFYTKLSNTILSSEGYGAASNELFENYVKKIAGEEHQIEREVVKKLTTSLQYFYQSDDESIRKKGAELLSMLLYVCGEEVNELVVIADHVFNEAGDFPNITLLREKFPNINFKISMFDEVRKDLREALNTVEAIDHPLTDYQRSLWEDLEEGEDVITAAPTSTGKTHIILQYLVREVAQSGGAFAAIVVPTRALISEVSNTVYEIAKKGGFENDIEICTFPKEEAYNSKTIFVMTQERLFETLQADILYFDFLFVDEAHNISDKSRGVLLHMTLQKVLEGGEPQIIISMPSQRYLKAFNSIFDEIEFSERTTKRSPVAKILINTKLVNRDIILSHYKSESQVVIPKNFAGDKLGSIAYRLGSGESNIVYRNKTNNCEDSAKAISDMITKEKDSPRLQEAADYVATFLHQDFTLAENLKKGVAFHYGPLPGVVRRMVESLARDGEIDFIACTSTLAEGVNLPAKNLFLQNPLQVVQFGNPEQIEDVKIDNITGRAGRMLKHFSGNIFLVDLPSWRFQDYFEEKEDEADKIPTYYQILNDNVNGVKQALQGTYDHSTDGQYTYYAIANKLLKEFENDTLSQTLDANEITLQPQVKIDLISQVERSFDELIVDSFTLEANPTVGYLQQNSLYDFLRMRGDLSEWALPHPMSTRLYTQLEKICSELNQFGIFLPTKSSVPFACVIARKWIQGESLHSIILEQMNHWPRKKCNTNVREVIATINSDIRFKMASALRCYQLLFTNITQSRNEEVESVKLHGFIEAGGCDKRFIQLVNIGLSRETAVEINSKLQPDIPIPNFETLRSLYDEDSLSTLHPITKKEIERLLL; encoded by the coding sequence ATGAGTGCATTTTACACCAAGTTATCAAATACGATTCTATCCAGCGAAGGATATGGCGCAGCGTCAAATGAGCTTTTTGAAAATTATGTCAAAAAAATTGCTGGGGAAGAGCATCAAATTGAAAGAGAGGTCGTTAAAAAGCTCACAACCTCACTGCAATACTTTTATCAATCTGATGATGAGTCCATCAGAAAAAAAGGAGCCGAACTCCTTTCGATGCTTTTATATGTCTGCGGAGAGGAGGTAAATGAGCTTGTCGTTATTGCAGATCACGTCTTCAACGAAGCTGGTGACTTTCCCAACATCACGTTGCTCAGGGAAAAATTCCCGAATATCAATTTCAAAATCAGCATGTTCGACGAGGTCAGAAAAGACCTCAGAGAAGCCTTGAACACCGTGGAAGCTATAGATCATCCTTTGACCGACTACCAAAGGAGTTTATGGGAAGACCTTGAAGAAGGCGAAGATGTTATCACCGCTGCTCCGACTTCAACAGGCAAGACGCATATTATATTGCAATATTTGGTTCGGGAAGTTGCTCAGAGCGGCGGAGCCTTCGCAGCCATTGTTGTACCAACTCGTGCTTTAATATCCGAAGTATCGAATACGGTTTATGAGATTGCCAAAAAAGGCGGCTTCGAAAATGATATTGAAATTTGCACTTTCCCAAAAGAAGAAGCGTACAACAGCAAAACTATTTTTGTTATGACCCAAGAAAGGCTGTTTGAGACACTTCAAGCAGACATCTTATATTTTGATTTTTTGTTTGTTGATGAAGCACACAACATCTCAGACAAAAGCCGTGGCGTTCTATTGCACATGACGTTGCAAAAGGTTCTTGAGGGTGGGGAGCCTCAGATTATCATAAGCATGCCGTCACAGCGTTACTTGAAGGCTTTTAATTCCATTTTTGATGAAATAGAATTCTCTGAGAGAACAACAAAGCGCTCACCTGTTGCCAAAATCTTAATTAATACAAAGTTGGTTAATCGAGATATAATCCTATCGCACTACAAATCAGAAAGCCAAGTAGTCATTCCCAAGAATTTTGCAGGGGACAAGCTCGGTAGTATAGCTTATCGTCTTGGAAGCGGCGAAAGCAATATCGTATACCGCAACAAAACGAACAACTGCGAAGATAGTGCCAAAGCAATTTCTGACATGATAACAAAGGAAAAGGACAGCCCAAGGCTTCAAGAGGCTGCCGATTATGTTGCTACGTTCCTGCATCAAGATTTTACTCTGGCCGAAAACTTAAAAAAGGGAGTTGCCTTTCATTATGGACCCCTTCCCGGTGTTGTGAGAAGAATGGTTGAGTCTCTTGCGCGAGATGGCGAAATTGACTTCATCGCTTGTACAAGCACTTTGGCAGAAGGGGTAAATCTTCCCGCGAAAAATTTATTTCTCCAAAACCCTCTTCAGGTTGTTCAATTTGGCAATCCAGAGCAAATTGAAGACGTAAAAATTGACAACATCACAGGAAGAGCTGGGCGTATGCTTAAGCACTTTTCTGGGAATATTTTTTTAGTTGATTTGCCAAGTTGGAGATTTCAGGACTATTTTGAAGAAAAAGAAGATGAAGCAGACAAAATACCAACATACTACCAAATTCTAAATGACAACGTAAATGGAGTTAAGCAAGCGTTGCAAGGTACATACGATCACTCAACTGATGGACAATATACCTATTATGCGATTGCCAACAAGTTGCTTAAAGAATTTGAGAATGACACCCTTTCACAAACACTTGATGCAAATGAAATTACTCTCCAACCGCAAGTCAAAATAGACTTAATAAGTCAGGTTGAACGGTCATTTGATGAGTTGATTGTTGACTCATTTACATTAGAAGCAAATCCAACTGTCGGCTACCTTCAACAAAACTCATTATATGATTTTCTCCGTATGCGCGGCGATTTATCAGAATGGGCGCTTCCACACCCCATGTCTACAAGGCTCTATACTCAGCTTGAAAAAATTTGCTCGGAATTGAATCAATTTGGAATTTTTCTCCCGACAAAAAGCTCCGTTCCCTTTGCTTGTGTAATTGCCAGAAAATGGATTCAAGGGGAGTCGTTACACTCTATAATACTGGAACAAATGAATCATTGGCCGAGAAAAAAGTGCAATACGAATGTTCGAGAGGTTATTGCCACCATAAACTCCGACATCAGATTTAAAATGGCTTCCGCATTACGCTGTTATCAACTGTTATTCACTAACATAACACAAAGTCGAAACGAGGAAGTCGAAAGCGTTAAGTTGCACGGATTTATTGAAGCTGGTGGATGTGATAAGCGATTCATTCAACTGGTGAACATCGGTTTATCTAGAGAAACGGCTGTCGAAATTAATAGCAAGCTACAGCCAGATATTCCGATTCCCAATTTTGAAACACTTCGGTCGCTTTACGATGAGGACAGTCTGTCTACTCTACATCCTATCACGAAGAAAGAGATAGAAAGGCTGTTGCTATAG
- a CDS encoding DUF6538 domain-containing protein → MCKNIVQKGTVYYFRLNIPTDLQPFFPNKNTGKNKTVIMKNLNTGDKRKASKFAGSLALQWKAKFVDLRTSKTKAIDPAVLEYDLHTHLDRLQADDKLKRAEPKAPAKFPNLTTVPGQSAHELNQTSKSLWLSELQSCLTNNDFSLIQDEIEIFMRRNGYAYPQGTLEYNQIARGIIETHIRLNTLSQRRDAGDVLGGDFVQAITKPPAQKKISVDVDSVKAFPLSELIPDFIDSGDFAVTTKTKYNEDLQNFMEIIGDISIGEIGHDTMREFRNALKQLPKAKNKSPLYREKSIAELLETDIPKKDRLSARTVTNKIMTISSFFKWAILEGYMETNFAKGKGIRGAKSTTAIYQRFSTQDLTNIFTDKRYVNDTHNKHWHFWTPLLALYTGARQSALAALHCDDLRQTEDEIWYLHIRKDKTPSGKRDIPLHDFIIKELNFPAFVQQQKAKGHETIFQIKPKNDRDGQRISDWWTKTFTPKINISPAEEGRKKVFHSFRSCLINAAKQNGASTRKLEETVGHSDSTGTRQMSMSKDYYADYHAIKARYEDVIKPLNFVVEGMGHLRRSKYVVK, encoded by the coding sequence ATGTGCAAGAATATTGTCCAAAAAGGGACCGTCTACTACTTCCGACTCAACATTCCAACCGATTTACAGCCGTTCTTCCCAAACAAAAACACGGGGAAGAATAAAACGGTTATCATGAAGAATCTCAACACTGGCGACAAACGCAAAGCCAGTAAATTTGCTGGGTCACTTGCACTGCAATGGAAAGCTAAATTTGTGGACCTTCGGACAAGCAAAACCAAAGCTATCGACCCTGCCGTCCTTGAATACGATCTTCACACCCATCTGGACCGACTCCAAGCCGACGACAAACTAAAACGCGCTGAACCAAAAGCCCCCGCTAAATTCCCAAATTTAACGACTGTGCCGGGACAATCAGCCCATGAACTCAATCAAACCAGCAAGTCGCTATGGTTGTCGGAACTGCAATCTTGTCTGACCAACAATGATTTTTCTTTGATCCAAGATGAAATAGAAATTTTCATGCGCCGGAACGGCTACGCCTACCCTCAAGGGACATTGGAATACAACCAAATTGCACGGGGAATAATTGAAACCCACATCCGACTGAACACCCTCTCTCAACGGCGTGATGCCGGTGATGTGTTGGGTGGTGACTTTGTTCAGGCGATTACCAAACCTCCGGCACAGAAAAAAATCAGCGTTGATGTTGATTCGGTGAAGGCTTTTCCGCTGTCGGAACTTATTCCCGATTTCATAGATAGTGGTGATTTCGCAGTCACAACGAAAACTAAATACAACGAAGACCTGCAAAATTTCATGGAAATTATCGGGGACATCTCTATTGGGGAAATCGGACACGACACAATGCGGGAATTTCGAAACGCTTTAAAGCAGTTGCCCAAAGCAAAAAACAAAAGCCCACTTTACAGGGAAAAATCCATTGCTGAATTGCTAGAGACAGATATTCCGAAGAAAGACAGACTAAGTGCAAGAACAGTCACCAACAAAATCATGACCATTAGCTCATTTTTCAAATGGGCAATTTTAGAAGGCTACATGGAAACTAACTTTGCTAAAGGCAAGGGAATCCGTGGAGCCAAATCAACAACAGCCATCTACCAGCGTTTTTCAACTCAAGACCTGACAAATATTTTCACCGACAAACGCTATGTGAATGACACTCATAATAAGCATTGGCACTTCTGGACTCCCCTGCTGGCTCTTTACACTGGAGCAAGGCAGTCAGCCCTAGCCGCGCTGCATTGCGACGATCTGAGGCAAACTGAGGACGAAATTTGGTATCTTCACATCCGAAAGGATAAGACTCCGTCAGGCAAACGCGACATTCCCTTACATGATTTCATTATTAAGGAATTGAACTTCCCGGCTTTCGTGCAACAACAAAAAGCCAAAGGGCATGAAACCATCTTCCAGATAAAACCCAAAAATGACCGGGACGGGCAAAGAATCTCTGACTGGTGGACAAAAACCTTCACACCCAAGATCAACATCAGTCCAGCCGAGGAAGGCCGCAAAAAGGTTTTCCACTCATTCCGTAGCTGTTTGATCAACGCCGCCAAACAAAACGGCGCAAGCACTCGCAAACTGGAAGAAACTGTCGGACATTCCGATTCTACAGGCACAAGACAAATGTCTATGTCTAAGGATTATTATGCTGATTACCACGCCATCAAAGCGCGATATGAAGACGTAATTAAGCCCTTAAATTTTGTTGTGGAGGGAATGGGACATTTGCGGCGGTCAAAGTATGTTGTCAAATAA